A single genomic interval of uncultured Desulfobulbus sp. harbors:
- a CDS encoding DUF58 domain-containing protein → MASILSTPIALKWPLKARQKRLCTRLAPAGWGFFGLIGCGFLLSINFSNNLIFAMTFLLVAVALVGWYFTRVNLAGVVPADWQVEPVFAGQTAVYRLQAENRSRQDRYGLRVAAKGADSEGEHLLARGERAEMVLRRSAKKRGTLPHSAATIRSAFPLGLFEARLRAGELPRCLVYPEPVGAQALPEHLPNRSAHQLKESGSYTDMRRYNPGDPLSRISWQALARFDELYTKEFDGAQGQSALWLRWEDLRVTAVEDRLSQLCRWVLDAHRLGREYGLELPGTRLEPACEEKHLRACLKALALYGLDESEKERAA, encoded by the coding sequence ATGGCCTCGATACTCTCAACACCCATTGCCCTGAAATGGCCGCTGAAAGCACGGCAGAAGCGGCTCTGCACCCGCCTGGCCCCGGCGGGCTGGGGCTTTTTCGGCCTCATCGGCTGCGGGTTTCTTCTCTCGATCAATTTCAGCAACAACCTGATCTTCGCCATGACCTTCCTGCTCGTCGCCGTCGCCCTGGTGGGCTGGTACTTCACCCGGGTCAACCTGGCCGGGGTCGTGCCCGCGGACTGGCAGGTCGAACCGGTGTTCGCCGGCCAGACCGCGGTCTATCGCCTCCAGGCGGAAAACCGCAGCCGACAGGATCGCTACGGCCTGCGCGTGGCGGCCAAGGGGGCGGACAGCGAAGGCGAGCATCTTCTGGCAAGGGGCGAGCGGGCGGAGATGGTCCTTCGCCGCAGCGCCAAAAAGCGCGGGACCCTGCCCCATAGCGCGGCCACCATCCGCAGCGCCTTCCCCCTGGGGCTGTTCGAGGCCCGGTTGCGTGCGGGCGAGCTGCCGCGCTGCCTGGTCTACCCAGAGCCGGTCGGCGCCCAGGCCCTGCCCGAACATCTCCCCAACCGCAGCGCCCATCAGCTCAAGGAGTCCGGCTCCTACACCGACATGCGGCGCTACAACCCGGGAGATCCCCTTTCGCGCATCTCCTGGCAGGCCCTGGCGCGGTTTGACGAGCTCTACACCAAGGAATTCGACGGCGCCCAAGGGCAGTCCGCCCTCTGGCTGCGCTGGGAAGACCTCCGCGTGACCGCGGTCGAGGACCGGCTCTCCCAGCTCTGTCGCTGGGTGCTGGATGCCCATCGTCTGGGCCGGGAGTACGGCCTGGAGCTGCCCGGGACCCGGCTTGAACCTGCCTGCGAGGAGAAGCATCTGCGTGCCTGCCTCAAGGCCCTGGCCCTCTATGGCCTGGATGAGAGCGAAAAGGAGAGGGCGGCATGA
- a CDS encoding AAA family ATPase, with protein sequence MATHIEEGVASGLLGPVMAQLGRIILGKDEQIEMALTCLLARGHLLIEDVPGLGKTVLAHALGKVLGLSYQRVQFTSDLLPGDILGCSVYDRNKGEFFFSQGPVFTQLLLADEINRATPKCQSALLEAMEERQVSVEGEPRSLPEPFFVIATQNPTEQMGTFPLPESQLDRFLLRVTMGYPNREAELDLLRGEDRRRLLEVLDPMVSPAQLVEMQHQVEQVRTSEPVLDYLHRILEFTRNSGLFQAGLSTRAGLGLLRAAQAWAFVHGEDRLLPGDIQRVLPALAGHRLVPLTGRVSGSRIGEEILAQVPVE encoded by the coding sequence ATGGCAACACACATTGAGGAAGGCGTCGCCTCCGGTCTGCTCGGGCCGGTGATGGCGCAGCTGGGACGTATCATTCTCGGCAAGGACGAGCAGATCGAAATGGCCCTGACCTGTCTGCTGGCGCGGGGCCACCTGCTGATCGAGGACGTGCCCGGCCTGGGCAAGACCGTGCTCGCCCACGCCCTGGGCAAGGTGCTGGGGCTGAGCTATCAGCGGGTCCAGTTCACCAGCGACCTGCTGCCCGGCGATATCCTCGGCTGTTCGGTCTATGACCGCAACAAGGGGGAATTCTTCTTTTCCCAGGGGCCGGTCTTCACCCAGCTGCTGCTGGCCGACGAGATCAACCGGGCCACGCCCAAGTGTCAGAGCGCCCTGCTCGAGGCCATGGAGGAGCGGCAGGTGAGCGTCGAGGGCGAACCCCGCAGCCTGCCGGAGCCGTTTTTCGTCATCGCCACCCAGAATCCCACCGAGCAGATGGGGACCTTCCCCCTGCCCGAATCGCAGCTCGACCGGTTCCTCTTGCGCGTCACCATGGGCTATCCCAACCGCGAGGCCGAGCTCGACCTGCTGCGCGGCGAGGACCGCCGCCGCCTGCTCGAGGTCCTCGACCCCATGGTGAGCCCGGCGCAACTGGTGGAGATGCAGCATCAGGTGGAACAGGTGCGGACCTCGGAGCCGGTGCTGGACTATCTCCATCGCATCCTCGAATTCACCCGCAACTCCGGACTCTTTCAGGCGGGGCTCTCCACCCGGGCCGGACTCGGCCTGCTGCGCGCGGCCCAGGCCTGGGCCTTTGTGCACGGCGAGGACAGGCTCCTGCCCGGCGATATTCAGCGGGTCCTTCCCGCCCTGGCCGGCCACCGTCTGGTGCCCCTGACCGGCAGGGTGTCCGGCTCCCGCATCGGCGAGGAGATCCTGGCCCAGGTGCCGGTGGAATAG
- a CDS encoding DUF3438 family protein has protein sequence MLNPFSAEDDDQNRLRFVQRLGRCVLVAVLCLQIGAPATLWGAAKSGRTGTNAKMVRELEFKRTKVQDAVRVISEMTGVNIVATSEAGERQVTFFIRNLPVADIVDSLCRISGLWYRHNTNTDTFIVMTTEEYQRDIVVFRNEPIRAFRLKYLNVGTAARTIADLYGDRVELLGKSNRFLGDDFKVSAAWSGFSEDMDDGVMEDDDDDDSSSSSSSSSSDNNSKNKNRDADKIKEVKDLTASRLALLEQLQNRQQPQMISESTLGKVSTQQQEPTIYVTVNRMHNILFVRTSDDKAMSEIARVITESDLQVPEVLLEMKVLEVQLTDEFQSAFDISSISGNQKTGPDDGQAISPLNASATSVGSTLLGSGNYGVMENSTMVFQVLSGNLRMRLQLLEEEGNISSIATPMLLAANNHPAKLFIGEESVLTTGFTTEEVEINSTSSDDVDIYTVPVPKTEVRSVGNSLSILPSINADRSVVMRIVHENSSLEDNGGKIPVLVGGEVQYVNIDTVNTSTLQGTVLAQDGMTVAVGGMMRRSKSSTESKVPVLGDIPLLGFFFREDVKSDVKTELVLLITPHVLSAPSQGEEVTRRRLGALSSHPNEMDQYFDEIDKDRASTASVRGKGAAKSQISSMEQNFIELTRVAAKQVRMPLLSRKPEGAVKPVYLPAMGEVPLFPYRGIRAVPVAAWHNGFHYITALRIVNTNRIEMVLDVGRMRGKWLAATLESQQLQPAGKEGDFTYLYLISDKPFAQQTALEGR, from the coding sequence ATGTTGAACCCCTTTTCAGCAGAGGATGATGATCAAAATCGGCTGCGGTTTGTACAGCGGCTGGGGCGCTGCGTCCTGGTGGCGGTGCTCTGCCTGCAGATCGGCGCCCCCGCGACCCTCTGGGGGGCGGCAAAGAGCGGGCGGACCGGAACCAATGCCAAGATGGTTCGGGAGCTGGAGTTCAAGCGGACCAAGGTCCAGGACGCTGTGCGGGTGATCTCGGAGATGACCGGGGTCAACATCGTCGCCACTTCCGAGGCCGGCGAGCGCCAGGTGACCTTCTTTATCCGCAACCTGCCGGTCGCGGATATTGTCGACAGCCTCTGCCGTATTTCCGGACTCTGGTACCGCCACAACACCAACACCGATACCTTCATCGTCATGACCACCGAGGAGTACCAGCGCGATATCGTGGTCTTTCGCAACGAGCCGATCCGCGCCTTCCGGCTCAAGTATCTCAATGTGGGCACCGCTGCCCGCACCATCGCCGATCTCTATGGCGACCGAGTCGAACTGTTGGGGAAATCGAACCGATTTCTAGGTGACGATTTCAAGGTCAGCGCTGCTTGGTCAGGATTTAGCGAGGATATGGATGATGGTGTCATGGAAGATGACGATGACGACGACTCATCATCATCATCGTCTTCCTCCTCCTCGGACAATAATTCAAAAAACAAAAACAGGGATGCCGATAAGATCAAGGAAGTCAAGGATCTGACAGCTTCTCGCCTTGCCCTGCTCGAGCAGCTGCAGAACAGGCAGCAGCCGCAGATGATCTCCGAGTCGACCCTGGGAAAGGTGTCGACCCAGCAGCAGGAGCCGACCATCTACGTCACCGTCAACCGGATGCACAATATCCTCTTTGTCCGTACCTCCGACGACAAGGCCATGAGCGAGATTGCCCGGGTCATCACCGAATCGGATCTGCAGGTGCCGGAGGTGCTCTTGGAGATGAAGGTGCTCGAGGTGCAGCTCACCGACGAGTTCCAGTCCGCCTTCGATATCAGCTCCATCAGCGGCAACCAGAAGACCGGGCCGGACGACGGCCAGGCGATCAGCCCCCTCAACGCCAGCGCGACCAGCGTCGGCAGCACCCTGCTGGGTTCGGGCAACTACGGGGTGATGGAAAATTCGACCATGGTCTTTCAGGTCTTGAGCGGCAACCTGCGCATGCGCCTGCAGCTCCTGGAGGAGGAGGGCAACATCAGCTCCATCGCCACCCCCATGCTGCTGGCGGCCAACAACCATCCGGCCAAGCTCTTTATCGGCGAGGAGTCGGTGTTGACCACCGGGTTTACCACCGAGGAGGTGGAGATCAACTCGACAAGCTCCGACGATGTCGATATCTACACCGTGCCCGTGCCCAAGACCGAGGTGCGCAGTGTGGGCAACAGCTTGAGCATCCTCCCCTCGATCAACGCCGATCGCTCGGTGGTGATGCGCATTGTCCATGAGAACTCATCCCTGGAGGACAACGGCGGCAAGATCCCGGTCCTGGTGGGGGGCGAGGTTCAGTACGTCAATATCGACACGGTCAACACCTCCACCCTCCAGGGCACGGTCCTGGCCCAGGACGGGATGACCGTGGCCGTGGGCGGGATGATGCGCCGCTCCAAATCCTCCACCGAGAGCAAGGTGCCGGTCCTGGGCGATATCCCCCTGTTGGGTTTCTTCTTCCGCGAGGATGTGAAGAGCGATGTCAAGACCGAGCTGGTGCTGCTGATCACCCCGCATGTGCTCAGCGCCCCCTCCCAGGGCGAGGAGGTGACCCGGCGTCGCCTGGGCGCCCTGAGCAGCCATCCCAACGAGATGGATCAGTATTTCGATGAGATCGACAAGGATCGGGCGAGCACCGCAAGCGTCCGCGGCAAAGGGGCGGCCAAAAGCCAGATCAGCAGCATGGAGCAGAACTTCATCGAGCTGACCCGGGTGGCGGCAAAGCAGGTGCGCATGCCCCTGCTCTCGCGCAAGCCCGAGGGGGCTGTCAAGCCGGTCTACCTGCCGGCCATGGGCGAGGTGCCGCTCTTTCCCTATCGGGGGATCAGAGCGGTGCCGGTGGCGGCCTGGCATAACGGCTTCCACTACATCACCGCCCTGCGGATCGTCAACACCAACAGGATCGAGATGGTCCTGGATGTCGGCAGAATGCGCGGCAAATGGCTCGCCGCGACCCTGGAGTCGCAGCAGCTGCAGCCCGCAGGCAAGGAAGGGGATTTCACCTACCTCTACCTGATTTCCGACAAACCCTTTGCCCAGCAGACAGCACTGGAGGGGAGATGA
- a CDS encoding type II secretion system F family protein, with the protein MPIFSYSALDGRGAAQQGQVEAKDLKEARRILRERSIFVLELVEGDRSRSGNRLWNLLRKLPSLLNPGQYAGIKAMDLVMLFRQTSLMLRSGYTLVTALDANCDMVSKIRLKRVLRRMGDEIRRGASFSTAMAREKKVFAPMVANLVASGEQSGNLDSILDRLADDMEKKRELKQQLVAAMTYPSFVLVAAVGVVIFLVAGVIPRFATFLTARNAELPASTQMLLDVAGWMHDNGKVILIAAGTAIFSLLAATTQPKSKKVLDRAILAIPVIGGAIRCSAMAQAGWSLAILLSSGVTALEALRITTGVINNLAVSDCFKRAAEGLLAGRSLSKAFEQPHIPQMMRHMAAVGESSGQLDGVMQGVGEYYRKELAAKVKVISIMIEPMLIVGIGGMVGFVYFAFFQAVMAVSKGGM; encoded by the coding sequence ATGCCGATCTTTTCCTACAGCGCCCTGGACGGGCGGGGCGCGGCCCAGCAGGGCCAAGTCGAGGCCAAGGATCTCAAGGAGGCTCGGCGCATTCTCCGCGAGCGCTCCATCTTCGTGCTCGAGTTGGTCGAGGGCGATCGCTCCCGTTCCGGCAATCGGCTGTGGAATCTGCTGCGCAAGCTGCCGAGCCTGCTCAATCCTGGCCAGTACGCCGGCATCAAGGCCATGGACCTAGTGATGCTCTTTCGCCAGACCTCGCTCATGCTCCGTTCCGGCTACACCCTGGTCACCGCCCTGGACGCCAACTGCGACATGGTGAGCAAGATCCGCCTCAAGCGGGTCCTGCGGCGCATGGGCGACGAGATCCGGCGGGGTGCCAGCTTTTCCACGGCCATGGCCCGGGAGAAGAAGGTGTTCGCGCCGATGGTCGCCAACCTGGTGGCCAGCGGCGAGCAGAGCGGCAACCTCGACTCGATCCTCGACCGGCTGGCCGACGACATGGAAAAGAAGCGGGAGCTCAAGCAGCAGCTGGTGGCGGCCATGACCTATCCCTCGTTCGTGCTCGTCGCCGCCGTGGGGGTGGTGATCTTTCTCGTGGCCGGGGTCATTCCCCGGTTTGCCACCTTCCTCACCGCGCGCAACGCCGAGCTGCCGGCCTCGACCCAGATGCTGCTCGACGTGGCCGGCTGGATGCACGACAACGGCAAGGTGATCCTCATCGCCGCCGGGACGGCGATCTTCTCGCTGCTCGCCGCCACCACCCAGCCCAAGAGCAAGAAGGTGCTCGACCGGGCGATCCTGGCCATCCCGGTCATCGGCGGGGCTATCCGCTGTTCGGCCATGGCCCAGGCGGGGTGGAGCCTGGCGATTCTGCTGTCCAGCGGCGTCACCGCCCTGGAGGCCCTGCGCATCACCACCGGGGTGATCAACAACCTGGCGGTGAGCGACTGTTTCAAGCGGGCCGCCGAAGGACTGCTGGCCGGGCGCTCGCTGTCCAAGGCCTTTGAGCAGCCCCATATACCGCAGATGATGCGGCACATGGCGGCGGTGGGCGAGAGTTCGGGCCAGCTGGACGGGGTCATGCAGGGCGTGGGCGAGTACTATCGCAAGGAGTTGGCCGCCAAGGTCAAGGTGATCTCGATCATGATCGAGCCGATGCTGATCGTCGGCATCGGGGGCATGGTCGGGTTTGTGTATTTTGCGTTTTTTCAAGCCGTTATGGCAGTTTCCAAGGGCGGAATGTGA
- a CDS encoding GspE/PulE family protein: MAVTEATLIEAGIRVGLVDAVALKGLRLQAKRERLPLLEVVTRAGRFPEVALYQALADSHQMEFFHPSDLKGDAEALAMLPRTMRQQKPVLPVRRKGERYLVLADPEDLLSVERAERAVGCRFIPALAEPRALRTAVLLSGDGGTVAAIAQGGDGDNDPVELFDQVMKEVYLRRASDIHFEPIEGGMRVRLRVDGQMQDYGRLLSMAEQEALMNRIKVLASLDIAEQRMAQDGALKYTISDWDIPETDIRVATIPTRWGERGTMRILGQETGNLSLEDLGMPPEILGEFRRGIARPYGMILVTGPTGSGKSTTLYAAIRELNVDKMNVLTVEDPVEQPIVGVSQVQVSGKVNFAQALRSFLRHDPDVILVGEMRDRETVEIGMRAAMTGHLVLSTLHTNDSVGAVTRLADIGAERFLIGSTLIGVLAQRLVRRLCRHCRKKRAASPDELRLLGRPEQGDLEIYEPVGCSFCLGSGYRGRVGIYEALWIDNNLRVAIAEGAGENEIRRMATGLRSLWQDGCAKVLAGEAALNDVLHLRAEE, encoded by the coding sequence ATGGCGGTGACCGAGGCGACCCTGATCGAGGCGGGCATCCGGGTCGGGCTGGTGGACGCGGTGGCCCTCAAGGGGCTGCGGCTCCAGGCCAAGCGCGAGCGACTGCCCCTTCTCGAGGTGGTGACCCGGGCGGGCCGTTTTCCGGAGGTGGCCCTCTATCAGGCCCTGGCCGACTCGCATCAGATGGAGTTTTTTCATCCCAGCGATCTCAAGGGAGATGCCGAGGCCCTGGCCATGCTGCCGCGCACCATGCGCCAGCAGAAGCCGGTGCTGCCGGTGCGCCGGAAGGGCGAGCGCTACCTGGTGCTCGCCGACCCCGAGGACCTGCTCAGCGTCGAGCGGGCCGAGCGGGCGGTGGGCTGTCGTTTCATCCCGGCCCTGGCCGAGCCGCGCGCCCTGCGCACCGCCGTGCTCCTCAGCGGCGACGGCGGCACGGTGGCGGCCATCGCCCAGGGCGGCGACGGCGACAACGACCCGGTGGAGCTCTTTGACCAGGTGATGAAGGAGGTCTACCTGCGGCGGGCCTCGGATATCCATTTCGAGCCGATCGAGGGCGGCATGCGGGTGCGGCTGCGCGTGGACGGGCAGATGCAGGACTACGGCCGGCTGCTGAGCATGGCCGAGCAGGAGGCCCTGATGAACCGGATCAAGGTCCTCGCCAGCCTGGATATCGCCGAGCAGCGCATGGCCCAGGACGGGGCCCTCAAGTACACCATCAGCGACTGGGACATCCCCGAGACCGATATCCGCGTCGCCACCATCCCCACCCGTTGGGGCGAGCGCGGCACCATGCGCATCCTGGGCCAGGAGACCGGCAACCTCAGCCTCGAGGACCTGGGCATGCCCCCGGAGATCCTCGGCGAGTTCCGGCGCGGCATCGCCCGGCCCTACGGCATGATCCTGGTCACCGGCCCCACCGGCAGCGGCAAGTCCACTACCCTCTACGCCGCCATCCGCGAGCTGAATGTGGACAAGATGAACGTGCTCACCGTCGAGGATCCGGTTGAGCAGCCCATCGTCGGGGTGAGCCAGGTGCAGGTAAGCGGTAAGGTCAACTTCGCCCAGGCCCTGCGCTCCTTTCTCCGCCACGACCCGGACGTGATCCTGGTGGGTGAGATGCGCGATCGCGAGACCGTGGAGATCGGCATGCGCGCGGCCATGACCGGCCACCTGGTGCTCTCCACCCTCCATACCAACGATTCGGTGGGCGCGGTCACCCGGTTGGCCGATATCGGCGCCGAGCGCTTTCTCATCGGCTCAACCCTGATCGGGGTCCTCGCCCAGCGGCTGGTGCGGCGCCTCTGCCGTCACTGCCGGAAAAAACGGGCGGCCAGCCCCGATGAACTCCGTCTGCTTGGACGGCCCGAGCAGGGCGATCTTGAAATCTACGAGCCCGTGGGCTGCTCGTTCTGCCTGGGCTCGGGATACCGTGGCCGGGTGGGCATCTACGAGGCCCTGTGGATCGACAACAATTTGCGGGTGGCCATCGCCGAGGGCGCGGGCGAAAACGAGATCCGCCGCATGGCCACCGGTCTGCGCAGCCTGTGGCAGGACGGCTGTGCCAAGGTGCTCGCCGGTGAGGCCGCCCTGAACGACGTGCTCCATCTGCGGGCCGAGGAGTAA
- a CDS encoding PilT/PilU family type 4a pilus ATPase, whose product MIEEHLTRCPVCPEPAVDRGAAAAIDELLRRCVELGASDMHLSCDKPVSYRVDGRLRPQGDKVYNEAEVVAMAAAIMSKAQRQEFAQQWTVDLGHSNSAGQRFRINCYMELGRPALAIRHLDQNILALEELGLPSRLRELAYLKSGLVLVTGVTGSGKSSTLAVLLDEINRNRECHILTVEDPVEFVHQSHRSLVHHREVNRDVPSYAEAVRAAMREDPDVIMVGEMRDKQTMQASITAAETGHLVFSTLHTGEAIGAIERFIGYFSGEEQAVARHRISMVLKAVIAQRLVPTVDGKGRVPVVELLMVTTAAANLIQNSKTRQLYSMMEAGAKDGMWTLDQELARLVKNGKIAKERALDLCNDKDGFKKHLSVAGGVR is encoded by the coding sequence ATGATTGAGGAACATCTCACCCGCTGCCCGGTCTGCCCGGAGCCCGCCGTCGACAGAGGTGCCGCGGCCGCCATCGACGAGCTGCTGCGCCGCTGCGTCGAGCTCGGCGCCTCGGACATGCACCTCTCCTGCGACAAGCCGGTGAGCTACCGGGTGGACGGGCGGCTGCGGCCCCAGGGCGACAAGGTCTATAACGAGGCCGAGGTGGTGGCCATGGCCGCCGCGATCATGAGTAAGGCACAGCGCCAGGAGTTCGCCCAGCAGTGGACCGTGGATCTGGGCCACTCCAACAGCGCCGGCCAGCGCTTCCGCATCAACTGCTACATGGAGCTGGGACGGCCCGCCCTGGCCATCCGCCACCTGGACCAGAACATCCTCGCCCTGGAAGAGCTGGGCCTGCCTTCGCGACTGCGGGAGCTGGCCTATCTCAAGTCCGGGCTGGTGCTGGTCACCGGGGTCACCGGCAGCGGCAAGTCCTCGACCCTGGCGGTGCTGCTCGACGAGATCAACCGCAACCGCGAGTGCCATATCCTCACCGTCGAGGACCCGGTGGAGTTCGTCCACCAGAGCCATCGCAGCCTGGTGCACCACCGCGAGGTCAACCGCGACGTGCCCTCCTATGCCGAGGCGGTGCGCGCGGCCATGCGCGAGGACCCGGACGTGATCATGGTGGGCGAGATGCGCGACAAACAGACCATGCAGGCCTCGATCACCGCCGCCGAGACCGGCCACCTGGTGTTCTCCACCCTCCACACCGGCGAGGCCATCGGCGCCATCGAGCGGTTCATCGGCTATTTTTCCGGCGAGGAGCAGGCCGTGGCCCGGCATCGCATCTCCATGGTGCTCAAGGCGGTCATCGCCCAGCGGCTGGTGCCCACCGTCGACGGCAAGGGCCGGGTGCCGGTGGTGGAACTGCTGATGGTGACCACCGCCGCCGCCAACCTGATCCAGAATTCGAAAACCCGCCAGCTCTACTCGATGATGGAGGCCGGGGCCAAGGACGGGATGTGGACCCTGGACCAGGAGCTGGCCCGGCTGGTGAAGAACGGCAAGATCGCCAAGGAGCGCGCCCTTGACCTGTGCAACGACAAGGACGGCTTCAAGAAGCACCTCAGCGTGGCCGGAGGGGTGCGCTGA